In the Longimicrobiales bacterium genome, one interval contains:
- a CDS encoding M23 family metallopeptidase, giving the protein MSAKGPRKLTIMVVPDGGRDSRTLHIPYRWLRVVAAGGSVVALALMVMAGSWWYLAARASRVADLELELEATRGDRVRVQMLGRQLEEIEAKYGEIRALFGRSVDGTSFDVWLPPATGSRRGQGAETLPGTGASRPDMWPLAERGFITQALMEGADGEHPGLDIAVPSDSYIRAAGGGTVVDVGEDDVYGRFVVIDHGEGFTSLYAHASAHLVVRGQKVRAREVIALTGSTGRSTAPHLHFEILLDGDAVDPLTMVQQPA; this is encoded by the coding sequence ATGAGTGCAAAGGGCCCGCGGAAGCTCACCATCATGGTGGTCCCCGACGGGGGCCGCGACAGCCGCACCCTCCACATTCCGTACAGGTGGCTTCGGGTCGTGGCAGCCGGAGGCTCGGTAGTCGCTCTCGCGCTTATGGTCATGGCCGGAAGTTGGTGGTACCTCGCTGCGCGCGCCTCACGCGTCGCGGATCTCGAACTGGAGCTCGAAGCGACCCGCGGTGACCGCGTACGCGTTCAAATGCTGGGCCGGCAGCTGGAAGAAATCGAAGCCAAATATGGCGAAATTCGGGCTTTGTTCGGGCGCTCTGTGGATGGAACTTCATTCGACGTCTGGCTGCCCCCCGCTACCGGCTCCCGCCGCGGGCAAGGCGCGGAAACCCTTCCCGGTACTGGAGCCTCGCGTCCGGACATGTGGCCTCTCGCAGAACGAGGGTTCATTACCCAAGCGCTCATGGAGGGCGCGGATGGTGAGCACCCGGGCCTGGATATTGCAGTCCCGAGTGACTCGTATATAAGAGCCGCCGGCGGAGGAACTGTCGTTGACGTTGGGGAGGACGACGTATACGGGCGATTTGTAGTCATTGACCACGGAGAGGGCTTCACCTCTCTCTATGCACACGCGTCCGCGCATCTAGTCGTCCGGGGCCAAAAGGTCCGAGCCCGTGAGGTCATTGCCTTAACCGGGTCCACGGGCAGGTCAACGGCACCCCACCTACACTTCGAAATCCTGCTCGACGGCGACGCGGTCGATCCTCTGACGATGGTGCAGCAACCTGCGTAG
- a CDS encoding polymer-forming cytoskeletal protein, producing the protein MARDRGGNGAPPESVISLIGPGMRVVGDCETDGTIRIEGMVEGSVRAGKAVVVGKDGVVSGDIATQDAVISGTVNGTLVADSRLELQATSRIEGDVRARRLQLEEGAIFNGMVHMGDSTGRSGAPTPVEGLSNE; encoded by the coding sequence ATGGCACGCGACCGAGGCGGAAACGGAGCACCACCCGAATCAGTGATTTCGCTCATCGGCCCAGGCATGAGGGTCGTCGGGGACTGTGAAACCGACGGCACCATCCGGATCGAGGGCATGGTCGAGGGGAGTGTTCGGGCTGGAAAAGCCGTTGTAGTAGGTAAGGACGGTGTAGTCTCTGGAGATATTGCCACACAGGACGCCGTTATATCGGGGACAGTGAACGGGACGTTAGTCGCCGATTCGCGGCTTGAACTCCAGGCAACCAGCCGAATTGAAGGGGACGTGAGAGCGCGCCGACTGCAGCTCGAGGAAGGCGCGATTTTCAACGGGATGGTCCATATGGGCGATTCCACTGGGCGCTCAGGGGCTCCGACTCCAGTTGAAGGGCTATCCAACGAGTGA
- a CDS encoding Nif3-like dinuclear metal center hexameric protein, protein MKLESILQYLDAYLGIADHPDYGNALNGLQVAGPEEVTRIVAAVDTSEASISAAVELGADLMIVHHGLFWGGLEPLTGRHFRKVRALMDAGIALFSCHLPLDTHAEVGNSALLGRALGLGLQGQFGVYQGQEVGWWGTLDAPATRDALATTLEGVLAGPVHVISGGPEAIERVGVVTGGGASFIPDAVTAGLDALITGEGSHHSHFDAVELGLNVFFGGHYATETFGVRALATHLEERFDLPWHFVDQPTGL, encoded by the coding sequence GTGAAATTAGAATCCATCCTCCAGTATTTGGATGCCTACCTTGGGATCGCCGATCATCCCGACTACGGGAACGCGCTGAACGGCCTTCAGGTCGCCGGACCGGAGGAGGTCACCCGAATTGTTGCGGCGGTCGACACTTCAGAGGCTTCTATCTCCGCGGCTGTGGAACTCGGCGCCGACCTCATGATTGTGCATCACGGCCTATTCTGGGGCGGACTCGAACCCCTTACCGGACGTCATTTCCGCAAGGTAAGGGCGCTGATGGACGCCGGGATTGCGTTGTTCAGCTGCCACCTGCCCTTGGATACGCACGCAGAGGTGGGAAATAGCGCACTTCTAGGACGGGCCCTCGGGCTCGGTCTACAAGGACAATTCGGCGTGTACCAAGGGCAAGAAGTGGGTTGGTGGGGCACCTTGGATGCCCCGGCTACTCGGGACGCGTTGGCGACAACGCTCGAGGGAGTCCTAGCCGGGCCCGTGCACGTCATTTCTGGCGGGCCTGAGGCCATCGAGCGAGTGGGTGTGGTGACAGGGGGCGGGGCCTCATTCATCCCTGATGCGGTTACGGCTGGGCTCGACGCTCTTATTACCGGTGAGGGCTCACACCACAGCCACTTCGATGCGGTGGAACTCGGGCTCAACGTATTCTTTGGAGGCCACTATGCGACCGAGACCTTCGGCGTCCGAGCTTTGGCTACGCACCTAGAAGAGCGATTCGACCTTCCCTGGCATTTCGTGGACCAGCCGACCGGGCTTTAG
- a CDS encoding M28 family peptidase: MRRPVLLLVLAIVAGCESTSSDFPLLDGGEIEQHMRILSSDEFLGRGPGHPGGDMAAEYIGAQFASWGLDAPDGSHFQAVPMVGTTTDPASVSLSFRGPDGEVTPAYMDDFVLNAGDPVAEGAGGSAELIFVGYGINAPENDWNDFAGVDVAGKYIMILVNDPPAPAAEADLFGGPAMTYYGRWTYKYEEAARQGALGAIIVHDTEPAGYPWSVVRGGWSGEQFALPPDPSGPTPAGMVGWVSLDVATEALAAADLDFEDLMAQAADRDFAAVETGVIVTATVESDVREVETMNVVGVVAGAARPDEYITVSAHYDHFGVGEAIDGDSIYNGAYDNASGTAMLLSLAHTISNMPTAPDRSIVFIATAAEEQGLLGAQWYAQTPLFPLSQTVAELNVDGANLWGETDDIIVQGEERSELGLFVRPRAGELQLTLMPDAEPEKGFFFRSDHFPFAKAGVPSLYFEHGRSYRGRPEGWGNDVQAAYTANHYHAPSDEYSEDFVFDGAVQQGALVTSVLLDIAGSDLWPNWHPGQEFKAARDAMMGGR; this comes from the coding sequence GTGCGTCGCCCTGTTTTACTGCTGGTTCTCGCAATTGTCGCGGGATGTGAATCGACCTCGTCCGATTTCCCCCTGCTCGACGGCGGCGAGATCGAACAGCACATGAGGATACTCTCATCCGACGAATTCCTTGGCCGTGGCCCGGGCCACCCAGGTGGCGACATGGCGGCCGAGTACATCGGTGCTCAGTTCGCCTCTTGGGGACTCGACGCACCGGATGGGTCTCACTTCCAAGCGGTGCCGATGGTCGGAACCACAACCGATCCCGCGAGTGTGTCGCTCAGCTTCCGGGGCCCGGACGGCGAAGTGACGCCTGCCTACATGGACGACTTCGTTTTGAATGCGGGGGACCCTGTAGCAGAGGGTGCGGGGGGCAGCGCCGAATTGATTTTCGTGGGATACGGCATCAACGCTCCGGAGAACGACTGGAACGACTTCGCGGGCGTCGATGTCGCGGGGAAGTACATCATGATCCTCGTGAACGACCCGCCGGCCCCTGCCGCCGAAGCCGATCTCTTCGGTGGTCCTGCCATGACGTACTACGGCCGGTGGACCTATAAGTATGAAGAAGCCGCCCGTCAGGGCGCACTTGGGGCGATCATCGTGCATGACACGGAGCCGGCAGGATACCCGTGGAGCGTCGTTCGTGGGGGTTGGTCCGGCGAACAGTTCGCCCTCCCGCCGGATCCGTCGGGTCCCACCCCAGCGGGCATGGTTGGGTGGGTATCGCTGGACGTCGCCACCGAGGCCCTTGCGGCCGCGGATTTGGACTTTGAGGACCTCATGGCCCAGGCCGCTGATCGCGACTTTGCTGCCGTCGAAACCGGAGTCATCGTGACGGCGACTGTGGAAAGCGATGTCCGAGAGGTTGAGACCATGAACGTCGTCGGAGTCGTTGCCGGGGCTGCTCGCCCAGACGAGTACATCACCGTCTCAGCGCACTACGACCACTTTGGAGTCGGGGAAGCGATCGACGGTGATTCGATCTATAACGGCGCTTATGACAATGCGTCAGGGACCGCGATGCTGCTGTCGCTGGCTCATACGATTTCCAACATGCCGACTGCTCCCGATCGGTCGATCGTTTTCATCGCGACAGCCGCCGAAGAACAAGGCCTCTTGGGAGCGCAGTGGTATGCCCAGACCCCTCTCTTCCCCTTGAGCCAGACGGTCGCGGAACTCAACGTCGACGGCGCCAATCTATGGGGCGAAACCGACGACATCATCGTACAGGGTGAGGAACGAAGTGAGTTGGGATTGTTCGTTCGTCCGCGGGCAGGAGAACTTCAGCTGACGCTCATGCCTGATGCTGAGCCAGAGAAAGGATTCTTCTTCCGCAGCGACCACTTCCCGTTCGCGAAGGCCGGTGTACCGTCTCTGTACTTCGAGCACGGACGGTCCTACCGCGGGCGGCCCGAGGGTTGGGGAAATGACGTTCAGGCTGCCTATACAGCGAACCACTACCACGCCCCCTCGGATGAGTACAGCGAGGATTTCGTGTTCGATGGCGCGGTGCAGCAGGGCGCCCTCGTCACCTCAGTGCTCTTGGATATCGCTGGCAGCGACTTATGGCCGAATTGGCATCCGGGCCAGGAATTCAAGGCTGCCCGCGATGCCATGATGGGGGGCCGGTAA
- a CDS encoding M14 family zinc carboxypeptidase, translating to MIRRLISAFAVLALVVPALAAQSVPTPRDHFGFDIGEDRSLANWDQLTNYYQDLASSSSRVSYESLGETVSGNPFVMLTITSPENHARLDELREIQMKLADPRTISGEAELERLLDMGKAVVMITHGIHATEVGGSQSAARLAYHMASSNDEKVQEILDNVIFLQIPSLNPDGLQWVANWYNEHVGTEFEAAPMPWLYQFYVGHDNNRDWYAFTQNETIMTVAAQNSWHPQIVHDIHQMGATGARIFFPPYIEPWEPNIDPALTTAVNQLGAYMAAEVTSQGKAGVVINAQYDAFTPARAYMHYHGSARILSETASARLATPITISPDQLGPGRGFDASKRSWNFPNPWKGGDWGLPDITEYQFSGAMALLTNAAKNRRYWLENFHGVTDRAVEKWDEWPDAWIIPGGQENQTGVQYALRSLVLADVEVHASEGAFTIDGMTFPAGSYVVPMNQPWAGFANSMFEIQHYPDLREYPGGPPLRPYDVTAHTFGYLFDFETVAIDGDIGVGLSDPIDAPDFDFQLPDHLSGSDAPRVAMYKSWQEPMPAGWQRWVFDQYEMQYDTLHDANIRGGDLQDYDVLIFQAQSPNSITSGYREGQLPLEYTGGLGEQGVAEVQAFVENGGRVIAIEAATGFVSDLFDLEVSNATAGLSNTDFYIPGSILRLELDGASEINEGMSSEVSSWYWRSSMAFDVDDPRVRVAARYGSGDPLLSGWVLGGDYIQGEPAILEADIGEGSVVLFGFQPNYRAQTVVTWPLLFNAIRK from the coding sequence ATGATTCGCCGCCTCATTTCGGCCTTCGCAGTCTTGGCCCTCGTTGTCCCAGCGCTAGCCGCTCAGAGCGTTCCTACTCCGCGCGACCATTTCGGGTTCGACATCGGGGAGGACCGGAGCCTCGCGAACTGGGATCAGCTCACCAATTACTACCAGGACTTGGCGTCATCCAGCTCTAGGGTGTCCTACGAGTCTCTAGGCGAGACGGTGTCGGGGAATCCGTTTGTGATGCTGACAATCACAAGCCCGGAGAACCATGCCCGGCTCGACGAGCTCCGCGAGATCCAAATGAAGCTTGCGGATCCCCGGACGATCTCGGGAGAGGCAGAGCTCGAACGGCTGCTCGATATGGGCAAGGCTGTGGTGATGATTACCCACGGGATTCACGCCACAGAGGTTGGCGGCAGCCAGTCCGCAGCGCGTTTGGCCTACCATATGGCGTCGTCAAACGACGAGAAGGTCCAGGAGATCTTGGACAACGTGATCTTCCTGCAAATCCCCTCGTTGAATCCGGACGGACTGCAGTGGGTTGCGAATTGGTACAACGAGCACGTGGGCACGGAATTCGAAGCCGCGCCCATGCCGTGGCTGTACCAGTTCTACGTGGGGCACGACAACAACCGTGACTGGTATGCGTTCACGCAGAACGAGACCATCATGACCGTGGCAGCACAGAACAGTTGGCACCCTCAGATCGTTCACGACATCCACCAAATGGGCGCGACAGGTGCTCGCATCTTTTTCCCGCCTTACATCGAGCCTTGGGAGCCGAACATCGACCCGGCTCTAACGACGGCAGTGAACCAGCTAGGCGCGTACATGGCTGCAGAGGTGACTTCGCAGGGAAAGGCCGGTGTCGTGATCAACGCTCAGTACGATGCCTTCACGCCGGCTCGTGCCTACATGCATTACCACGGTTCAGCGAGGATCCTCTCGGAGACAGCGTCGGCTCGCCTTGCCACGCCGATCACGATTTCTCCGGACCAGCTCGGCCCGGGGCGCGGATTTGATGCGAGCAAGAGGTCGTGGAATTTTCCGAATCCGTGGAAAGGTGGCGACTGGGGTCTCCCTGACATCACCGAGTATCAGTTCTCGGGCGCGATGGCGCTCCTGACCAACGCTGCGAAGAACCGCCGCTACTGGTTGGAGAACTTCCATGGCGTGACCGACCGTGCGGTGGAGAAGTGGGACGAATGGCCTGACGCTTGGATCATCCCGGGCGGGCAGGAGAACCAGACCGGCGTGCAGTACGCACTCCGTTCTTTGGTTCTCGCTGACGTCGAGGTCCATGCGTCCGAGGGTGCGTTCACTATCGACGGCATGACTTTTCCAGCAGGCAGTTATGTGGTCCCGATGAACCAGCCTTGGGCAGGCTTTGCGAATTCGATGTTCGAGATCCAGCATTACCCGGACCTCCGCGAATATCCGGGTGGCCCGCCGCTGCGGCCCTATGACGTGACCGCACACACCTTCGGCTATCTGTTCGATTTCGAAACCGTCGCAATCGATGGAGACATCGGGGTGGGCCTGTCCGACCCGATTGACGCGCCAGATTTCGACTTCCAACTCCCAGACCATTTGTCGGGTTCGGACGCCCCTCGTGTGGCGATGTACAAGTCTTGGCAGGAGCCGATGCCGGCTGGATGGCAGCGTTGGGTCTTCGATCAATACGAAATGCAGTACGACACGCTGCACGATGCGAACATCAGGGGTGGCGACCTCCAGGACTACGACGTTCTGATCTTCCAGGCCCAGAGCCCGAACTCGATCACGTCGGGGTATCGTGAAGGCCAGCTTCCTCTTGAGTACACAGGCGGCTTAGGTGAACAAGGCGTTGCTGAAGTCCAGGCGTTCGTGGAGAACGGAGGACGCGTCATCGCCATCGAGGCAGCGACGGGATTCGTCTCGGACCTCTTTGACCTAGAGGTCTCCAACGCTACGGCAGGTCTGTCCAACACGGACTTCTATATCCCGGGCTCGATTCTGCGCCTCGAACTCGATGGGGCCTCTGAGATCAACGAAGGCATGAGCAGTGAGGTCTCGTCCTGGTACTGGCGCAGTAGCATGGCCTTTGACGTAGACGATCCGCGAGTACGAGTCGCAGCGCGGTACGGGTCGGGGGACCCGCTTCTCTCCGGTTGGGTCCTGGGCGGGGACTACATCCAGGGTGAGCCCGCGATTTTGGAAGCCGACATTGGCGAGGGGTCGGTTGTCTTGTTCGGGTTCCAGCCGAACTACCGTGCGCAGACTGTTGTGACATGGCCGCTCCTCTTCAACGCGATTCGTAAATGA
- a CDS encoding NAD-dependent epimerase/dehydratase family protein: MRVFLTGGTGLLGTHLAEELRRSGHEVVALHRREADTLFLQEQECELVEGDVRDDPGTLVPLMDGCTHVVHSAALVYAGGAWPKIRAVNVDGTRNVLSASSMAGIGHAVHVSSVAVYGSVDGPVSEDSPIDSDIAASDLYARSKREAEDVARGIEAARGLPVSIVRPCAVYGERDRLMIPGLRKILRVPVVPLPGGGVNTIPAVYAGNVAVAIRLVLEAGEGGATYDIGMDHPLTQRELLGYLSEGLGKRASFVRVPAALVMGGALVMETLGISAPGAKHLPLSRVARLVLNDNPYQSNRIREVLGWDPPFGHREALGRAGRWSRDHN, from the coding sequence GTGCGCGTCTTTTTGACGGGCGGTACAGGGCTCCTCGGCACTCATTTGGCCGAGGAGCTTCGCCGTTCGGGCCACGAGGTCGTAGCGCTCCATCGTCGCGAGGCGGACACGCTCTTTTTGCAGGAGCAGGAGTGTGAACTCGTTGAGGGTGACGTTCGCGACGACCCTGGGACACTTGTCCCCCTGATGGATGGCTGCACCCATGTGGTCCACAGTGCAGCGTTGGTCTACGCCGGAGGAGCGTGGCCGAAGATTCGCGCCGTCAACGTCGATGGCACACGAAATGTCCTGTCCGCGAGTTCGATGGCGGGCATCGGCCATGCTGTCCATGTGTCGTCGGTTGCGGTCTATGGGTCCGTTGACGGACCGGTCAGCGAGGACTCGCCGATCGATTCCGATATCGCTGCGAGCGATCTGTATGCCAGGTCGAAACGCGAGGCCGAAGACGTGGCGCGTGGCATCGAAGCAGCACGTGGTCTTCCGGTATCCATCGTGAGGCCCTGTGCGGTATACGGTGAGCGAGACCGACTCATGATTCCGGGTTTGCGGAAGATCCTGAGAGTTCCGGTCGTGCCGTTGCCCGGAGGGGGAGTGAACACGATTCCCGCGGTCTACGCGGGCAATGTGGCGGTTGCGATTCGTTTGGTCCTCGAGGCAGGTGAGGGTGGTGCGACCTATGACATCGGGATGGACCACCCCCTCACACAACGAGAACTGCTTGGGTATCTGAGCGAGGGGCTCGGCAAGCGAGCGAGCTTTGTGAGGGTCCCAGCGGCCCTCGTGATGGGGGGGGCGTTGGTCATGGAGACGCTCGGCATTTCGGCACCTGGGGCGAAGCACCTTCCGCTGTCCCGTGTTGCGCGGTTGGTCCTCAACGACAACCCCTATCAATCGAACCGCATTCGTGAGGTGTTGGGTTGGGACCCTCCATTCGGACATCGCGAGGCGCTCGGGCGGGCAGGCCGCTGGAGCCGCGATCACAACTGA
- a CDS encoding TIGR00730 family Rossman fold protein, producing MSKQPGRSNDHAVPFPHDRTTEDERLLESVEELETIGRDAWRVFRIMGEFVEGFEEMTELGPSVSIFGSARTNRDDPMYEKCVETARLLGEAGFAIITGGGPGMMEAANKGAKESGATSVGCNIELPFEQSGNSYVDVSIDFRYFFIRKTMFVKYAQAFVIFPGGFGTMDELFESLTLIQTNKVRHFPVVLFGTEYWGGLLDWLKGTMAAEGKIAYEDLDLMCVTDDPEVVRDHILGRDQRRKAMQSDELPEDQGAVR from the coding sequence ATGAGTAAGCAGCCCGGACGTAGTAACGACCACGCGGTGCCCTTCCCGCATGATCGAACGACGGAAGATGAACGCTTGCTCGAAAGCGTCGAGGAACTCGAGACCATTGGGCGAGACGCCTGGCGTGTCTTCCGGATTATGGGTGAGTTCGTGGAGGGCTTCGAAGAGATGACGGAGCTCGGCCCGTCTGTGTCGATCTTCGGATCTGCACGCACCAATCGTGACGACCCGATGTATGAGAAGTGCGTTGAAACTGCCCGACTCCTAGGCGAAGCCGGATTCGCGATTATCACGGGTGGCGGTCCGGGCATGATGGAGGCTGCCAACAAGGGCGCTAAAGAATCGGGTGCGACGTCTGTGGGGTGCAACATCGAACTGCCGTTTGAGCAGAGTGGGAACTCCTACGTCGATGTCTCGATCGATTTCCGATACTTCTTCATTCGGAAGACGATGTTCGTGAAGTACGCCCAAGCGTTTGTCATTTTCCCGGGTGGCTTTGGGACCATGGACGAATTGTTTGAATCGTTGACACTCATCCAGACCAACAAGGTACGTCACTTCCCAGTCGTGCTTTTTGGGACGGAATATTGGGGTGGACTCTTGGATTGGCTCAAGGGGACCATGGCCGCGGAGGGTAAGATCGCGTACGAAGATCTCGACCTCATGTGTGTCACGGACGATCCCGAAGTAGTGCGTGATCACATTCTTGGCCGCGACCAACGCCGAAAGGCAATGCAGTCCGACGAGCTCCCCGAAGACCAAGGAGCAGTCCGTTGA
- a CDS encoding DUF819 family protein has translation MIEGALPLTALIAGATALAFWLDWKVPAFSKIGASLLALIVGAILSNAGLIPATSPVYDTIAGPVTMVAIAWLLLAVNLSDLKLAGPRMVAAFGIAVMGTALGAFVGALVFADAIGADTWRLAGTLTGTYSGGSLNFVAVGRGLELPAALFAGATAADATMTAVWLAATLMLPLWIGKFYPPVPKAAMAHADGVKSGAPKEEHHPFFVKASLSTLDLAKLMALGIILLAAAEGAAGLLGWLAESGSIPGWMGGIPSVLWLTTFALIVGHTRWFTKPEGALQLGTLALHFFFVVIGAWSRASEILAVGLEVFYYTVVVVAVHGLFVFGVGRLARIDVGTLAVASQAAVGGPSSALAVAVSRGWPGFILPGVIVGLLGYAVGTYMGFSVAYLLQGMGVGL, from the coding sequence TTGATCGAGGGCGCGCTTCCGCTCACGGCACTGATCGCTGGCGCCACGGCACTAGCCTTCTGGTTGGACTGGAAGGTGCCCGCGTTCTCCAAAATAGGAGCGTCCCTTCTCGCTCTGATCGTGGGCGCGATTCTGTCCAACGCGGGCCTCATTCCGGCGACTTCACCCGTGTACGACACGATCGCGGGGCCGGTCACGATGGTCGCAATCGCTTGGCTGCTTCTGGCCGTGAACCTGAGCGACTTGAAGCTCGCGGGGCCTCGGATGGTCGCCGCGTTCGGAATCGCTGTGATGGGTACGGCGTTGGGCGCCTTTGTTGGCGCCTTGGTCTTCGCCGATGCGATCGGGGCTGATACTTGGAGGCTGGCGGGTACGCTTACAGGTACCTACTCGGGTGGATCGCTCAATTTCGTTGCGGTTGGCCGGGGACTCGAACTTCCCGCAGCTCTTTTTGCGGGTGCCACGGCTGCGGACGCGACGATGACCGCGGTGTGGCTCGCGGCGACGCTGATGCTCCCGCTTTGGATCGGGAAGTTCTACCCACCGGTTCCGAAAGCGGCCATGGCGCACGCCGATGGTGTGAAGTCCGGCGCCCCCAAGGAAGAGCATCATCCCTTCTTCGTGAAGGCGTCCTTGTCGACGTTGGATTTAGCCAAGCTGATGGCGCTTGGAATCATCTTGCTCGCAGCAGCTGAAGGTGCTGCCGGACTGCTCGGCTGGTTGGCGGAGAGTGGCTCGATTCCTGGTTGGATGGGCGGCATCCCTTCCGTGCTGTGGCTGACCACGTTTGCCTTGATCGTCGGGCACACCCGGTGGTTCACCAAGCCAGAGGGTGCGCTCCAGTTGGGCACGCTGGCACTTCACTTCTTCTTCGTTGTGATCGGTGCTTGGTCCAGAGCGTCGGAGATCTTGGCAGTAGGGTTGGAGGTTTTCTACTACACGGTCGTCGTGGTGGCCGTGCACGGACTCTTCGTGTTCGGAGTCGGCCGACTGGCGCGCATCGATGTCGGCACGCTCGCGGTGGCGTCCCAGGCGGCGGTGGGTGGCCCTTCGAGTGCGCTGGCTGTTGCGGTTTCCCGTGGGTGGCCTGGATTCATCCTTCCGGGTGTCATTGTTGGGCTATTGGGGTATGCGGTGGGTACATATATGGGGTTCAGCGTCGCCTATTTGCTCCAAGGGATGGGGGTGGGTCTCTAG
- the lipA gene encoding lipoyl synthase yields the protein MSLKTAPDTPYGYAPTGKNTGIVKPKGKSDIPAHKGLETIDIRSRKPSWLKVRSPGGENYLRLQKMMRSESLHTVCEEASCPNIGECWEAGTATFMILGDVCTRSCKYCGVAHGMPTMLDTDEPRRVAQSVVAMELEHVVITSVNRDELPDGGAFIYADTINRVHEAVPGCSVEVLIPDFKGDEDALKVVVDAKPAILGHNLETVDRLHPEVRPGGRYWRSISFLGAVKKLDPTMLTKTGIILGMGETLDEIKQAMADLREAAVDILTLGQYLRPSAMHIPVARWVTPDEFAELKRIGEEEFGFKHVESGPLVRSSYHAKEQAREVEAGGPGKIQSVLEADIPAPGEVRLDLVQLELGRPGRPVSGA from the coding sequence ATGTCACTAAAGACCGCGCCGGACACGCCATACGGCTACGCGCCTACCGGGAAGAACACCGGTATCGTGAAGCCGAAGGGTAAATCTGATATTCCGGCCCATAAGGGCCTGGAAACGATCGATATTCGGTCGCGGAAGCCGTCGTGGCTAAAAGTCCGCTCGCCCGGTGGTGAGAACTACCTCCGTCTGCAGAAGATGATGCGGAGCGAGAGTCTGCATACGGTGTGTGAAGAAGCGTCGTGCCCGAACATCGGGGAGTGCTGGGAGGCCGGCACGGCGACGTTCATGATCTTGGGAGACGTCTGCACACGCTCCTGCAAGTACTGCGGAGTCGCCCACGGCATGCCGACTATGCTCGACACCGACGAGCCGCGCCGTGTGGCGCAGTCGGTCGTGGCCATGGAGCTCGAGCACGTTGTGATCACGAGCGTGAATCGTGACGAGCTGCCTGACGGCGGTGCCTTTATCTATGCGGATACGATCAACCGGGTCCACGAAGCTGTTCCTGGCTGCTCGGTCGAGGTCTTGATCCCCGACTTCAAGGGCGACGAAGACGCACTCAAGGTCGTAGTTGATGCGAAGCCCGCGATCCTTGGGCACAACTTGGAAACCGTCGACCGCCTTCACCCGGAGGTGCGTCCGGGTGGTCGGTATTGGCGCTCGATCTCGTTCCTGGGTGCGGTGAAGAAGTTGGACCCGACGATGCTCACGAAGACTGGAATCATCCTGGGCATGGGAGAGACGCTCGACGAGATTAAGCAGGCGATGGCTGATCTGCGAGAAGCGGCCGTCGATATTCTGACGCTGGGCCAGTATCTGCGGCCTTCAGCGATGCATATTCCCGTCGCGCGTTGGGTAACTCCGGACGAGTTCGCTGAGCTCAAACGTATTGGGGAAGAGGAGTTCGGATTTAAGCACGTCGAGTCGGGCCCGCTCGTCCGTTCTAGCTACCACGCGAAGGAACAGGCCCGTGAAGTGGAAGCAGGCGGCCCTGGTAAAATTCAGAGTGTGCTAGAAGCTGATATTCCGGCGCCTGGAGAAGTCAGACTAGACCTCGTTCAACTCGAGCTCGGCCGTCCTGGCCGACCCGTAAGTGGAGCCTGA